The DNA window TTGCCTTCGCGCGCCTTCTTGGCGAGCTCGCCCGATTCCTGCGCGATTTCGTTGACGCCCTTCTTGTCGACGTCGCGCACCACCGGCACGACCAGGCCGTTCGGGGTATCGGCGGCAAAGCCGATGTGGAAGTACTTCTTCAGCGTCAAGTTCTCACCGCTCGCATCGAGCGAGGCGTTGAAGTCCGGGAATTTCTTCAGCGCCGCCACGCTGGCCTTCATCAGGAACGCGAGCATGGTCAGCTTGATGCCGGCCTTTTCGTTTTCCTTGTTGAGCGCCACGCGCAGCGCTTCCAGGTCGGTGATGTCGGCGTGATCGTGCTGGGTGACGTGCGGAATCATCGCCCAGTTGCGCGCCAGGTTGGCGCCGGAAATCTTCTTGATGCGCGACAGCGGCTGGACTTCGATCTCGCCGAACTTGCTGAAGTCCACCTTCGGCCAGGGCAGCAGGTTCAGGCCACCGCCGCTACCGCCCGCCGCCGGCGCAGCGCCGGCACTGGCCACGCCGCCCGACAGGGCGGCCTTGACGTAACGCTGCACGTCTTCCTTGCTGATGCGGCCGCCGCGCTCGCTGCCCTTGACCTGATCCAGATCCACGCCCAGCTCGCGCGCGAACACGCGCACGGTCGGGCTGGCGTAGGCGACCTTGGACGGCAGCACGCTGTCGGCGTTGAAATCCACCGGCGGCGTACGCGGCGGCACGGCTTCCGGATCCAGGCCGGGCTTGTCATCCAGCGCGCGCGGCGTACTGGCTGCAGCTGCGGTCGGTGCGGCCTGCTCCTGCGCGATCTCGCGCTGGGCCAGCTTGTCCGGCTGCGCGGCCACGGCCACCGGTTCGACCTTGGTGCCGGTCTCGGCGGCCGGCTTGACGGCCTCGGCCTTGGCCGGTGCCGCAGGCGCGGCCGGCGTCGAGGCAGCGGCGGCTTCGGCCACTTCAATCAGCGCCACCACCGAGCCTTCGCTCAACTCGTCGCCGAGCTTGATCTTCAATTCCTTGATGACGCCGGCGAACGGCGACGGCACTTCCATCGTCGCCTTGTCCGATTCCAGCGTGACCAGGCCCTGGTCCTTGCTGACGGTGTCGCCTACGGCGACCAGTACTTCAATGACGGGTACGCCATCGTAGCCACCGATGTCGGGTACACGTGCTTCCTTGAGGTCGGCCATGGGGAACTCCAGCAATCACTTGCCAATAGGGGAACCCCTATTGTGGCCATCCGAGGCCCGTCGCGCCACGCCTTGCGACCATTTATTTTGTCAGCGCCACGACAGGAACGCGCTCAATCCTCGCTGGTATGGCTTTGGTCGGGCTTCTCTTCAAGCAGATTGAGTGCGCCGCCAGCGGGCAGACGATACGCCAGCGCATCGTCCAGGCGGTCGAGTTCGCGCATCTGTGCGCAGAGTTTTTCCGCGCGTGCTTCCAGCGCTTTGGCACGTGGCTGGATGCGCGCTTCCACCTGCTGGTCCAACTTGTCCATGCGCTCCAGGCGCGCCGTGTCGCCCGTCAATGCAGCGGTCAACGCGCCGCCGACGACATCGCCGATCACGCTCGGCATCACTTCCTCCACCGCTGTCTGGATGCCACGCTCGAGATCGGCGCTGTTGAAACGGTTGGCGCTGATCGACTGGCCAATGCTGCGATCAATGGCCTTGCGTGCGCGATCGAGCGATTGGCGCGTCTTGTCCGGATGGTTGCTGATGCCGGCCGCGACTTCGCCCAGCGCGGTGAATGCGATGTCGGCCGCATCGCGACCAATCTCGTGAGCCAGCGGCATCGCCTTGCGTGCGCCCTGCTCGAACTCGCGGATGCGCTGGCTGTCGTCGCTGCTCAGGCTGACCCAGCGGTCGTCGACGAACAACCGGCCCTGGCGCATGACCACTGCCTTGGGCACGCCGCTCTCGCGGGTAAAGATGACGCTGCGATCGTTGACCGTCAGGTCGTAATCGCTGGTCATGTCGCAACGGATTTCCTTGGCCTGCGCATTCATCGCCAGCGCGCCCAGCGCCAGGCACAGCAAGGATTGGCAGAGAGGGAGTCGGCGCATGTCGTTCTCCTGGGTGGGTACGGAACCAGCATGCCGCAGCGGCGCGGTGGCTTCACCTGCCGGAGGATGCCATGACCTTCGTCAGGGGTGGCGCAGCCAGGGCACGAGTACGCGCCACTGCTCCAACAGGCGCGGCAGCGAGCAGCCGGCATTGGCCGGACTGGTCGAAGGCAATGCAAGCCAGGCCAGCGCCGCATGCGTGGCTTCAGGCACCCTGCCCTGCACATGCCGATGGAAGCTCTGTGCGGCCTTGCCGCCGTTGAACGCCACTGCACGCAGCGACGGCAAGCGCGCCAGCAGGCCCGGTAGATCGTTGACTTCTTCACTGCTGGCGACGATCGCCGTGTCCAGGCTACCCCGCCGCTGGCAGCGGCCAATGACATCCCACACGCCCACACCCGCCCGTGTCAGCGCCGCCATCCGTTGTCCATGGTCCAACGCGGGATCGAAGCCGCACATCTCGGCCATCACCGGCCAGAACCGGTTGCGCGGATGCGCGTAATAGCGCCCCGCGCTCAGTGACGCGTCGCCGGGCATCGAGCCCAGCACCAGCACCCGGCAGTCCTCGCCCACCTGCGCCGGCAAGCCCTGCAGCCAGGGCCCATCGACAGTCACGCCGCGGCTGACTGCCACGGCCGCACCACCAGCAGCACGCCGAACACCACCAGCAAGGTACCGACGATGCGGCTGGCATCCACCGGCTGGCGCGCATGCAGCACGCCGAAGTGATCCAGCACCAGCGATCCGAGCAGCTGGCCCAGCACCACCAGGCAGATCAGCGGGGCGGCACCCATGCGCGGGATCAACAAGGTGGCTGAAGCCACATACACCGCGCCGATGATGCCGCCGGTCCAGGCCCACCACGGCACCTTGGCCAGCGGCGCCAGCGCGAAGGTGGGCCGCGCCAGCGTCCACCAGGCCAGCAACACCAGCGTGCCCACGCCAAAGGACACCAGCGCGGCGAACACCGGGCCGAACGTCTGCCGGCCCAGGGCCGCGTTGATCAGCGCCTGCAGCGGCAACAGCATGCCGATCAGCACCGCCAATCCCAGCCCGAAGGCACCCGACCAAGCATTCATGCGCACGATTCCCTGGGAAAGGCCGACACGATACGCGAGCGCGGCGAATTCCAGATCAACGCCGTTGCGATTCAGCGTTGCGCGCGTCCCAGCTGCTGGTCGAAGAATTCGCCGATGCGCGCGTAGGCCTCCTGCGACTCGGGCAGGTCGGGAAACACGAAGAACGCATGCCACAGCCCGTCAAACACGATCAGCCGCGCATCCACGCCGGCGGCCAGCAAACGCCGCTGCGCGGTGGTCAGCGCGCTCAGGGCGAAGTCGCGTCCGCCCGCCAGCAGCAAAGAAGGTGGAAACCGCGCCAGCAGCTCGGGCGACTGCATCGGATAGGCCACGACATCGTCGGCCTTGGCCGTGCTCAGATACGGCAGGCTCGCTCCGCCATCACTGCCCATCGGCGCCTGGCCCACCGCCAGTTGCCCGAGCGTGCCCGAGTCACCGCGGAACAGCAGGCCGGTGCCGCAGAACATGCCGATGGCGCCGGGCGCCGGCAATTTGCGTTGCAGCAGGCGTGCGGTGGCCTGCGCGGTAAGCACGCCGCCGGCCGAACAGCCATAGATGCCGATGTTCTCGGCCCGATAGTGTTTGAGCAGCTCGCGGTAGACGGCTTCCACATCGTCCACCGCCGCCGGATAGGTGTGCTCCGGCGCCAGCCGGTAGTCGACCGTCACCACGCGCATGCCGGCCACCGTCGCAATCGGGATGGCCTCCACCAGTGCGCCGCTGCCGGCGCCCCACATGAAGGCACCGCCGTGCAGGTTGATGAGCACACGCTGGCGTTGCGCCGCTGCAATTCCACCGGCCGGCTCGACGCTGTGCACCGACACGCCCGCCAGCGTCAGTTCGCTGACCTTGGCCGGATAGCGACGCTGCACTTCCTGCAGGCGCGCATCGTTGTAACGCTGGTAGAACTGGCGCTGGTCGGCGATGTCGGTGGGATTGGGCGCCTTGCCGGCGCGGACTTCCGCAAGCAATTCGGCGAACTTCGCTTTGGCGGCGTCGCTGGCGAAGCCGCTGTAGGGCAAATCGGTGGCGGGCATCGCGGTGGTCGCCGTATCCGCCGGCGCTTGTGCTGGCTGCGCGTGCACACCGGCACTGGTCGCCGCCGTGGCCAGGCAGAGCAGCAAACGGGCGCGCAAGCTCGGGCACCTGCTCATGGTGTTGCCTCGGTCTTGATTTCCGGCGGCGGCGACAGCGCCAGAAACACCGTGCTCCACAACTGGGCGGCGTTGGACTCGTCTTCATGCGCGCCCTGTGCGCCAAATGGTTCCACCTGATAGCGCCCATCGCGGTAGGTCCATGACCACAGCTCCGACGTGCGCACCGCATCGGCCGCGTGGATCGCGCGCCACAAGGTGCTCTGCGCGGTCTGCAGTTGCTGGCGCGTCGCGGGCGAAAGGTCCGTGCGTGCCAGCTGTCGCTGCAGGCCCGCGGCCATCACCGCTTGCTGCCAGGCCCAGATGACCGTGCCGTGATACGCGTGGGCGCTGAAGCGCGGCCACACGCCTGCGTCGGCGTAGGCAGGATTGGCCACGACCATGCCGGCATCGGTCATCAGGCCCGCGGGGAACGGCTGCAACAACGCAGCGACGTCAGCGCCGACCTGCGCCGCATCGGGCTGGCCGAACAGCAGGCGAAAGCCCTCGTCCGAATGCAGGATCGGAATCGGCCTGCCTTCGCCATCCAGGGCAATCGCATGGAAGCGCAGCGATTGCGTCGCGGGTGCCGGCGCCGGCACGCCCAGCGAAGCGGCGTAGGTACCGACTTGATGCCGAGCGGTGGCGACACCACGCTCGACCGCAAACAGCCGGCTGGCTTCGCGTTCCCACAGCGCTGCGCGCGCGCCCGCCTCACGCAGCGTCTGCTGTTGCGATGCGCTCAGGTAAGGTTGGAGCAGACCACTGTCGAGCAGCCCGGCCATCGCACGCAGCGAAGCCGGCATCCACACCGCATTGACGTCATACGGATAGCGGCCGCGGCCGATGCCCTCGTTGCTGTCACGCCACTGGCCCGCGTCGCGGCCCGGCTTGAGCGCAATCAAGTGTCTGGCGACCGGTTCGCGGGCGAAGTCGGCGCTGGCGCCGGCCACGAACAGCAGGTTGCGCACCAACGCATCGCCTTGCCGCTCACCGCCCAGACCCGTGGCCAGGAATTGCGCGGCGCGCGCGCGGCCACGTGGGTCTTCGAGCAACCAGGCGGCGGTCACC is part of the Pseudoxanthomonas indica genome and encodes:
- a CDS encoding dihydrolipoyllysine-residue acetyltransferase, whose translation is MADLKEARVPDIGGYDGVPVIEVLVAVGDTVSKDQGLVTLESDKATMEVPSPFAGVIKELKIKLGDELSEGSVVALIEVAEAAAASTPAAPAAPAKAEAVKPAAETGTKVEPVAVAAQPDKLAQREIAQEQAAPTAAAASTPRALDDKPGLDPEAVPPRTPPVDFNADSVLPSKVAYASPTVRVFARELGVDLDQVKGSERGGRISKEDVQRYVKAALSGGVASAGAAPAAGGSGGGLNLLPWPKVDFSKFGEIEVQPLSRIKKISGANLARNWAMIPHVTQHDHADITDLEALRVALNKENEKAGIKLTMLAFLMKASVAALKKFPDFNASLDASGENLTLKKYFHIGFAADTPNGLVVPVVRDVDKKGVNEIAQESGELAKKAREGKLGPAEMSGGCFSISSLGGIGGTAFTPIVNAPEVAILGVSKSLIQPVWDGKAFQPRLLLPLSLSYDHRVIDGAAAARFTAYLAQLMGDLRRAVL
- a CDS encoding DUF2884 family protein — its product is MRRLPLCQSLLCLALGALAMNAQAKEIRCDMTSDYDLTVNDRSVIFTRESGVPKAVVMRQGRLFVDDRWVSLSSDDSQRIREFEQGARKAMPLAHEIGRDAADIAFTALGEVAAGISNHPDKTRQSLDRARKAIDRSIGQSISANRFNSADLERGIQTAVEEVMPSVIGDVVGGALTAALTGDTARLERMDKLDQQVEARIQPRAKALEARAEKLCAQMRELDRLDDALAYRLPAGGALNLLEEKPDQSHTSED
- a CDS encoding DNA-deoxyinosine glycosylase produces the protein MAVSRGVTVDGPWLQGLPAQVGEDCRVLVLGSMPGDASLSAGRYYAHPRNRFWPVMAEMCGFDPALDHGQRMAALTRAGVGVWDVIGRCQRRGSLDTAIVASSEEVNDLPGLLARLPSLRAVAFNGGKAAQSFHRHVQGRVPEATHAALAWLALPSTSPANAGCSLPRLLEQWRVLVPWLRHP
- a CDS encoding DMT family transporter is translated as MNAWSGAFGLGLAVLIGMLLPLQALINAALGRQTFGPVFAALVSFGVGTLVLLAWWTLARPTFALAPLAKVPWWAWTGGIIGAVYVASATLLIPRMGAAPLICLVVLGQLLGSLVLDHFGVLHARQPVDASRIVGTLLVVFGVLLVVRPWQSAAA
- a CDS encoding alpha/beta hydrolase, with the protein product MRARLLLCLATAATSAGVHAQPAQAPADTATTAMPATDLPYSGFASDAAKAKFAELLAEVRAGKAPNPTDIADQRQFYQRYNDARLQEVQRRYPAKVSELTLAGVSVHSVEPAGGIAAAQRQRVLINLHGGAFMWGAGSGALVEAIPIATVAGMRVVTVDYRLAPEHTYPAAVDDVEAVYRELLKHYRAENIGIYGCSAGGVLTAQATARLLQRKLPAPGAIGMFCGTGLLFRGDSGTLGQLAVGQAPMGSDGGASLPYLSTAKADDVVAYPMQSPELLARFPPSLLLAGGRDFALSALTTAQRRLLAAGVDARLIVFDGLWHAFFVFPDLPESQEAYARIGEFFDQQLGRAQR